The genomic region CCATCCTTCTCTCGTACAGGGTGGTTAAAAATAGATTGGGAATATTATCAGAATAGACAGTGATAGTCAAGGTTTTGGGTGTTTTAATGTGGATTTTCTCGTCTCTTTTTTGATATATATAAAAAGATTTACCCTTCCATTTAAAACCTTTTCAGAAGGATGGATATAGTCTATAATCGAGAGGTTTTTCACTCAAGGTTGTTATGAAGTTTAGGCATATCATTAAGACATTGGTCATTTTCCTTTTTGCGGCCGCGGTATTCGCAGTGCCGATCTGCGGGCAGGAGGCGGAGCACCTCTCCGCGATCTGGGAAGAGTTTACCGATATCCCCCGATCAAGGGGCGATCGGTGCACGGACATAGTCGGAATATTCAAGCGGCTCGGGGCAAATGAGATCCACGTCGAGAGGATCGAGGGGGGAAACGGCTGTCCTGGGAACATCATCGTCCCGATCGATTCAAATAGGGAGGACGGCGGAGGAGCGGGTGGGTGTATCATTGTCTCCTCCCACCTCGACATGAAGGGGGAGGGCGTCGGCGCCCTGGATAATTACAGCGGCGTCTTGATGATGGCGGCCCTTTACAAGGAGATCAAAGGGTGTGAGCTCAAACACGATTTTCTATTCATCGCCTTCGACAGGGAGGAGGAGGGTCTGTTGGGGTCGAAGGCCTTTGTAAAGGGGAGCAGATATAAGCCGGGGAAGATTCACGCGGTGATAAACTTCGACTGCCTCGGCATTACGCTTCCCCACCCCTGGCCGGAGGGGTCTTCAGATTCTCTGGAAGAGCTTTTTGTGGATGTGGGTGAGAAATTCGGGCACGATCTCTCCCCGGTCTCCATAAGCTATGTCCGTACCGATTCCGTCCCCTTTCTTAAGGCGGGAATCCCCGCCATAACGCTTGACGGCATAATGCCTTACGATGTCTTTATCCTCGACTCGAAATTTGACGACCCCTCGGTTGTCGATCGGAACGTCTTTTTCCAAAGCTACAATATTCTTTTAGAGTATATCCTTGAGGTGGATTCACTCCTTGAGTCGCCGGATGCGAAAAGCGTGAAGTAGGGCGGAAGAATCGCATCGGCCCGCGATGGTGGGGCTGTCTATCTTATTTGGAGGCGGATTATAATACCACGCAGGATATAGCTGTAAATTATTGAATTTATTGAAATCGTTGAAATTGGGGGCATTTTTAAAGGCTGCATTAAAAAAAGCGTACCATTTAGGTAAAGAATATCTTAAAATGGGGTATAAATTTCTTATGTTATGATCGAGTCCTCTCGGGCGTATCCGAGGGATTTCATATCTGAGAGTTAGGGTTTTTTATGTTGTAAGGAGGGGAAAATGGAATTCTGGAGCAGCGAAAAGGAGCCGATAGAGGCCTTTTTGAAGTTGTTCGACAAGTGCATGAAGGACAAGGAGCTGGGCGAAAGCATCAAAAAGATAAATCAATTGATCTGGTTTGACTACACCCAGGACGGCCCGGAGTGCTCCTTCTGGGTGGACTGCCGCGGGGGTAATGTTTCGTCGGGACAGGGAAGGCCGAAGGAAGAACCGGATTTTACGATGATCCTTTCCGCGGACGACGCCCACCGGTCCTGGTCAAACAAGCTGAGCCCGGTTATGGCAATAACGAAAAAGAAGGTCATCGTCAAGGGCTCCGCAGCGGGCCTTTTGAAGCTTGCTCCCAAGCTCAAGAATGTGGCGGTTATTTACAACGAGGTCCTTGACGAGCTCGGCTGGGGTGACAAGAAGCTGTAGGGGTCTTCAACCTTCTTAAACGGGGGAGCTTCAATGGAAAAATTTAAATAGTAGTATAAGCGTTCATCGTGGAGCAGAGTCCGCCAGGGCCGAGGTTTTCTCGGCGAAAGCGGACGATCGGCCTTTTGAGTTAAAATGGGACATTTGCTTCTGTCGGGCATGGCGCTTAAATTTTAAAAACGGGGGCTGCCGTAAAAAGGCAAGCCCCCGATGATCTCTATCACTGCCCTGTAAATCCCTTAAAAAGATTGTTTAGAACCTTCTAGTCCTCCCGATATTCGGGCCGAAGAGAATCTGGAAAAAGGGACTCAGGCTCGAAATTTATATCTCCAAACAAGACAAATAGTGATTCCGCCACCTGCTTGTTTAATGGTTTTTACTTGACGTTCACCACTATCTTCTCTACGAGGTCGAGGCCCGTGGTCATCTTCGAGGTGTCTTCATACAGGTCTCCGCTCTCCCCGTCGGGGCTGGAGTGTCCGATGAGCTTCATCTCGTAGCTCTCGGTCTTTGAAGTCAGGTCAATCTCCACCGAATAGACGACGGCGGGCTGCCCCCCCGCATAAAGACCTCCCGTATAGCCCGGGTCTCCCTGCTTTGCGTCCTCGGTATAAAAATCGTTGAAATCACCGGAGTTGTTGAACTCGGCCACGATGATGAATTTAGTCAGGGTCTCGGGGACCTTTGTAACGAGTGAAAAGCTCGCCTTCGGGCTGGCCGATGTGATAGCGTCGGGGAGGGGATTGGCTTTAGTAGGAAGGTATAATCCGTCTTCATAGACAACGCCTCTCTTGTGTGCCCAGTAAGGGAGCGAGGACTTTCTCCTGACCTTCTCGATCGGCACGCCCTCTCCGGGAGTCTTTCTCCAATCCTGGGTTCCAACCCTTTTGGTCACATAAATTGTTTCGATATAATTGCCGTCGGTGTCTTCGATCCAAACGGCTATTTGCGGGGTTGTTTTAATTTTAAAAAACTTCATTACCTTGAGCATATGGGTGTAGTGCTTACCGCCTTCGACAACGAGGGTTATATCCATGCCGGTTTTGTTTTCGCCCGAGGTTATGACTATCTCTTTAGAATTGCATGTGGATACACAAAAAGCCGCTAAAATCAGTGCTGTTATAAATAGACCTTTTTTCACAAATTCCTCCTTTAATCCTTATTGGTTAATAATTATGGTGCCTTAAATGACATGAAAGCCAATTTTTGCTTAAAAAAACGGCCGGCCCCCCAAAATGTGTCCGGCCTACTTCAAAGGCCATCCCCTCTAAAAAATGTCGGGCCAAATAAAAACGGCCGGCCCCTCTGAAATTGGCCACCCCCCCCAACTGCCCTGCCCCCCTGAAATTTGTCCATCCCCTAAAAATGCCCAACTCCCCCAACATTGGCCATCCCCCAAAAGTATCGGCTCCTCCCCCCCAAATTTGATCTCCCTACCCCCCCTAAAATTGCCCACTACCTCGAAATTGCTCCGCTAAAAAGTGCCTGGTTCTCAAAATCTCCCTGCCCCCCAAATCAGACTATCCCCCTTTTTTGATAAAGAAGAACGATCTATCTACGCGAACCTGTTTCTGTTTACCCTGATAATCTCGGAGGACACCTTGTTTAGGGTCTCCATGATATTCGTGCCTGTAATGGCGATGGATGAGAAGTCCGGATTGTTCCTCGGGTTCAAGGCATCTCTCAGCTTTTCAATGGAGGCGACGTTTGGAAGGTCGCGCTTGTTGTACTGGATAACGGTGGGGAAGATCTTGGGGTCCTGGCGATAGTGCATGAGGATCTCGTCCAAGTCCGCCCTGGAGTAGATATTTTCCGCCATCTTGTCTTCCTGGGAGTCGGAGACGAAGACAACGCCGTCCGCCCCCCTCATCACAAGCCTCCTGGTCTCCTCGTATTTGACCTGGCCCGGGACGGTGTAAAGCTCGAATCGAATTTTAATTCGACCGCCGCGTATCTTCGCCGATGTGGTAACGTCAAAAAAATCGAAGAAGAGCGTCCTGTCCTCCTGAGTGTTGATGGACATGAATCGTCCCTTTACCTCGGGCGAAAGGCGGGTGTGAATGTATCGGAGGTTTGTGGTCTTTCCCCCCTGGCTCGGACCGAAGTAGACGATCTTCATGATCATCTCTTTTTTTTGAAAGTTGACTCGCATAGACGGAGTAAATCTTTAGAAAATTTAGGAAATTATACAATAAAATCAATCTTATGTAAATACTAAAACTTAAATAAATTTTGGCATTTGATAAAGTCTTTCTGAGACGATAAACCGCAAAATGAGTTGTACATATTCAAAGGCGGTTTTTGTTGACAATTGCAGGATCCCTAAACTATAATACCCGGAACGGCCAAATTGGACGGGGAACGATAGAGGAAATAAGAAAAGGATTTATATATGGTGTTTTTTAAAAATAGGACAATGATGAATAAAAGGTCTGTTTTAAGGTGGTTCAGCATCGCTGTTTCGTGTCTTTTGGTTTATGCCCTTCTTTTTCTCTCCGGGTGCGGCTCGCCGATAATTCCGAGGAAATCAAAGCCGATGGTGAATGTGTATAACGGCGCCAGGGCGTACTGCACAAAGGTGGGTGTGAAGGGACTCGCCAGAGAGGTGAACAAGAAGCTGGTGGAGAATGAATACATCGTTGGAGAGCCGAAGAACCTCGCCGATTACAGGGTGGAGACGGAGATAATATTCAATCCGGTGGATGAAGATTACGCAAAGGATGTTTTTGATATTGTGAAGGTGGGAAAACTCCTCCCTCAGGAGGAGGTCTCGGAGGGGAGCGTTCAGATAATCCTCGGAATGGACGCCGTGGTGCCGACGTTCGAGACCCTGAAGGTGGAGAATAAAATTCTGGTGTTGAATTCCACAAGGCGAAAGGGGCTTGCGAAGAGTATAGCGGTGACGATCGACCATAATCTTTCAAAAAAATACATGTTTTACACCCCGGACGACGCGGATCGCTACTTCCACGAGACGGTGATATATTATCCCCCGAATCTCTCGGATGTGGCCAAAGAGGTCAGGGAGGCCGTGGGTTATGGAGAGATGAAGGAGGTTGAGAACCTGAAGGATGTGGTCGTTGTCTTGGGGCTCGAATTCGATCCAAGGACCAAGGCGAGGCTGGGCCTTGACAAGGATGAGAATCTCCCCGAAGTCAGGATTATAATCAAGAAGACCGATTTCATGCTCAGGGGGTATGACCTCTCGGGCAGCCTACTCTTTGAATATCCGGTCTCCATCGGCAAAAACCCCGACCTTGAGGACAAGAAGGAGATGGGGGACAACCGCACACCGGAGGGGACGTTCAAGGTGGTCTCCATAGAGGACAGCTCCTCGTGGGTATTCGAGGGGGAATACGCCTACGGCCCCTGGTTTATCAGGCTTGCCACCCAGCCGTGGACGGGGATCGGCATACACGGGACCAACGAGCCGGAAAAGATAGGGATGCCGGTATCGAGGGGCTGTATAAGGCTTCACAACGAGCATCTCGAAAAACTGATGAAGGTTGTTAAGATCGGCTCGACCGTGGAGATTCGTCACTGATTTATTCCGGTCGGGGGGGGGCTGGGGAAAGGTGGAGCGGAGAAAAATCATTTTTGATGTCCATTTCTTGACATGGTCGGTTGGGTCGTTGTATTTTATGGCTTAAGGCAAAAATCTTGGAGGAGACATCTTTTAAAGACATGGTTGGGATTGAAGAGCTGAATGACCCGCAAGTTTTTGAAAGGCTTTGGGGGTAGGTCTGTGGCCCATGTAGTTGCGGTAATTCCAGCGAGGTACGACTCGGTGAGGTTCCCGGGGAAGGTCCTGGCACTGCTTGACGGGAGGCCGATAATCGAGCATGTAGCCCGGAGGACAGCTGCGGCAAAGACCGTAAACAGGATCATCGTCGCCACCGATGACCGGAGGATCGCCGATAGAATCACGGATTCGATCAAGGTCTTCGGTGCCGAGGTCGTCATGACATCCAGGGAGCACAGGACAGGGACGGACCGAATCGGCGAGGCGGTTGAAAATATCCGGTGTGACATCGTCGTAAACGTTCAGGGGGACGAGGCGGCCATAGAGCCGAGGGCGATAGATGATGCCGTCAGACCTCTTATCGATGAACCGGATCTTGAAATGTCTACGCTCTCCGCCGACATCAAGGAGGAGGGAGACCTCCTGTCTCCCAACGTCGTCAAGGTCGTTATTGATAAGAGGGGATACGCCCTTTATTTCTCCAGGAGCCCGATCCCATTTTGTCGTGATAACAGTGCCGGCGGAAAGATGAGATTCAATCCCTCATCAAGTCTTTGCAAAAAACATATAGGGCTTTATGTCTTCAGGAGGGATTTCTTGGATAAATACATAAGGCTTCCGATGACGCCCCTGGAGAGGGCGGAGAGCCTCGAGCAGCTGAGGGTATTGGAAAACGGGTACAGGATAAAGGTGATAAACACCGAGTACGATTTTGTGGGGGTTGATTCTCCGGAAGACCTCGAGAGGCTTGAAAACCTTGTAAGAGAAGGAAGGTTGATACTATGAGACGCTCTAAGTTCATTTTCGTAACCGGCGGTGTCCTGTCGTCTCTGGGAAAGGGGCTGGCCGCGGCCTCAATCGGGGCGCTCTTGGAGAGCAGGGGGCTTACCGTAACCTTTTTGAAGCTCGATCCTTATATCAACGTCGATCCCGGAACGATGAACCCGTTCCAGCACGGGGAGGTGTTCGTGACGGACGACGGGGCGGAGACCGACCTCGACCTGGGTCACTACGAGAGATACACCACCGCAAAGATGGGACAGGTGAACAACATCACCACGGGCCAGATATATGACTCGGTGATCACAAAGGAAAGACGGGGTGAGTATTTGGGAGGCACCGTGCAGGTCATTCCCCACATCACCGACGAGATAAAGCAAAACGTTATAAATCTCGCAAACGGGGTGGATACGGTTATCGTTGAGGTGGGGGGGACGGTCGGCGATATCGAGAGCCTCCCCTTTCTCGAGGCGATACGACAGCTGCGGTGGGACCTCGGCTCCGAGAACACCCTCTACATACACCTTACCCTCGTTCCATTTATCTCCACGGCGGGAGAGGTCAAGACAAAGCCGACCCAGCACAGCGTCATGAAGCTGAGGGAGATAGGAATCCAGCCCGACATCCTTCTCTGCCGGGGAGAGAAGGAGCTTTCCCTCGAGATCAAGAAGAAGATAGCGCTCTTCTGCAACGTCCAGGTAGAGTCGGTTATCTCCGCCGTGGATGTGAAAAATATATACGAGGTTCCCATCCTCTTCAACAAGCAGGGTTTGGACGACAGGATCGTGGAAAAGCTCAACATGTGGACGAAGGCGCCGGACCTTTCGGCCTGGGAGGAGATCGTGGAGAGGGCGAAAAACCCGAGGGGGGAGGTCACCATCGCCATCGTCGGAAAATACGTCGATCTCGTGGAGTCTTACAAGAGCCTGAACGAGGCGCTGGTCCATGGCGGGATCGCCAACAATCTCAAGGTCAACCTGGACTTCGTGGACGCCGAGGAGATAGAAAAGAAGGGGCCGGAGACGCTTTTGAAGGGCGCCGACGGCATCCTCGTTCCGGGTGGGTTCGGATCGAGGGGAATCGAGGGAAAGATCACAGCAGCCGGCTACGCCAGGGAGAACAACATCCCGTACTTCGGGATATGCCTCGGGATGCAGCTCGCGGTTGCGGAGTTCATGCGCAAGATGTGCGGGCATGGTGACGCCAACTCCAGCGAGTTCAATCCCGGCACGTCCTGTCCCATTGTCGATCTTATGCCGGAACAGAAGAACATCGACAAGCTTGGGGGCACAATGAGGCTG from Candidatus Zymogenus saltonus harbors:
- a CDS encoding L,D-transpeptidase family protein, producing the protein MMNKRSVLRWFSIAVSCLLVYALLFLSGCGSPIIPRKSKPMVNVYNGARAYCTKVGVKGLAREVNKKLVENEYIVGEPKNLADYRVETEIIFNPVDEDYAKDVFDIVKVGKLLPQEEVSEGSVQIILGMDAVVPTFETLKVENKILVLNSTRRKGLAKSIAVTIDHNLSKKYMFYTPDDADRYFHETVIYYPPNLSDVAKEVREAVGYGEMKEVENLKDVVVVLGLEFDPRTKARLGLDKDENLPEVRIIIKKTDFMLRGYDLSGSLLFEYPVSIGKNPDLEDKKEMGDNRTPEGTFKVVSIEDSSSWVFEGEYAYGPWFIRLATQPWTGIGIHGTNEPEKIGMPVSRGCIRLHNEHLEKLMKVVKIGSTVEIRH
- a CDS encoding SCP2 sterol-binding domain-containing protein, with protein sequence MEFWSSEKEPIEAFLKLFDKCMKDKELGESIKKINQLIWFDYTQDGPECSFWVDCRGGNVSSGQGRPKEEPDFTMILSADDAHRSWSNKLSPVMAITKKKVIVKGSAAGLLKLAPKLKNVAVIYNEVLDELGWGDKKL
- the kdsB gene encoding 3-deoxy-manno-octulosonate cytidylyltransferase, which codes for MTRKFLKGFGGRSVAHVVAVIPARYDSVRFPGKVLALLDGRPIIEHVARRTAAAKTVNRIIVATDDRRIADRITDSIKVFGAEVVMTSREHRTGTDRIGEAVENIRCDIVVNVQGDEAAIEPRAIDDAVRPLIDEPDLEMSTLSADIKEEGDLLSPNVVKVVIDKRGYALYFSRSPIPFCRDNSAGGKMRFNPSSSLCKKHIGLYVFRRDFLDKYIRLPMTPLERAESLEQLRVLENGYRIKVINTEYDFVGVDSPEDLERLENLVREGRLIL
- a CDS encoding M28 family peptidase; the encoded protein is MKFRHIIKTLVIFLFAAAVFAVPICGQEAEHLSAIWEEFTDIPRSRGDRCTDIVGIFKRLGANEIHVERIEGGNGCPGNIIVPIDSNREDGGGAGGCIIVSSHLDMKGEGVGALDNYSGVLMMAALYKEIKGCELKHDFLFIAFDREEEGLLGSKAFVKGSRYKPGKIHAVINFDCLGITLPHPWPEGSSDSLEELFVDVGEKFGHDLSPVSISYVRTDSVPFLKAGIPAITLDGIMPYDVFILDSKFDDPSVVDRNVFFQSYNILLEYILEVDSLLESPDAKSVK
- a CDS encoding gliding-motility protein MglA; protein product: MRVNFQKKEMIMKIVYFGPSQGGKTTNLRYIHTRLSPEVKGRFMSINTQEDRTLFFDFFDVTTSAKIRGGRIKIRFELYTVPGQVKYEETRRLVMRGADGVVFVSDSQEDKMAENIYSRADLDEILMHYRQDPKIFPTVIQYNKRDLPNVASIEKLRDALNPRNNPDFSSIAITGTNIMETLNKVSSEIIRVNRNRFA
- a CDS encoding CTP synthase; this translates as MRRSKFIFVTGGVLSSLGKGLAAASIGALLESRGLTVTFLKLDPYINVDPGTMNPFQHGEVFVTDDGAETDLDLGHYERYTTAKMGQVNNITTGQIYDSVITKERRGEYLGGTVQVIPHITDEIKQNVINLANGVDTVIVEVGGTVGDIESLPFLEAIRQLRWDLGSENTLYIHLTLVPFISTAGEVKTKPTQHSVMKLREIGIQPDILLCRGEKELSLEIKKKIALFCNVQVESVISAVDVKNIYEVPILFNKQGLDDRIVEKLNMWTKAPDLSAWEEIVERAKNPRGEVTIAIVGKYVDLVESYKSLNEALVHGGIANNLKVNLDFVDAEEIEKKGPETLLKGADGILVPGGFGSRGIEGKITAAGYARENNIPYFGICLGMQLAVAEFMRKMCGHGDANSSEFNPGTSCPIVDLMPEQKNIDKLGGTMRLGAYKCVLTNDSLAFSAYKTSTISERHRHRYEFNNEYKDEVKEKGMVISGVNPKRNLVEIIEIPGLKWFLGCQFHPEFKSRPNDPHPLFVSFIEAAGR